A genome region from Brassica oleracea var. oleracea cultivar TO1000 chromosome C2, BOL, whole genome shotgun sequence includes the following:
- the LOC106324853 gene encoding B-box zinc finger protein 21-like, translated as MKIRCDVCDKEEASVFCTADEASLCGGCDHRVHHANKLASKHLRFSLLNPFSSNNSSPICDICQEKKALLFCQQDRAILCKDCDSSIHSANEQVKKHDRFLLTGVKLSATSSVYKPTSESFSSSQDCSVPGPRSSKKPLSAPQSNSSKIQLTSKIGGDAAVNQLGSTSTISEYLIDALPGWHVEDFLDSSLPPFGFSKSGDDDGVSLQSKNMGLWVPQIPQTLPSSYTNQYFSQHNNNIQFGMYNNKETSPEVQKYAPIQNMKQQGQNKRWYDDDGGFTVPQITAASSHPTTLPSNKRSKSFW; from the exons ATGAAGATCAGGTGCGACGTCTGCGACAAAGAAGAAGCGTCGGTGTTTTGCACCGCCGACGAAGCGTCTCTATGCGGCGGCTGCGACCACCGAGTCCACCACGCTAACAAACTCGCTTCCAAACATCTCCGTTTCTCTCTCCTCAATCCTTTTTCTTCCAACAACTCCTCTCCTATCTGTGACATCTGTCAG GAGAAAAAAGCTCTGTTGTTTTGTCAACAAGACAGGGCTATTTTATGCAAAGATTGTGATTCATCGATACACTCCGCCAACGAACAAGTCAAGAAACACGATAGGTTTCTTCTCACAGGGGTTAAGCTCTCTGCAACATCCTCTGTGTATAAACCTACTTCAGAATCTTTTTCAAGCAGTCAAGATTGTTCTGTCCCTGGACCCCGTTCTTCCAAGAAACCTCTCTCAGCTCCTCAGAGCAACAGCTCCAAGATCCAACTTACTTCGAAGATAGGAGGTGATGCGGCAGTGAATCAGTTGGGATCCACAAGCACGATTTCAGAGTATTTGATCGATGCGTTACCTGGTTGGCACGTTGAGGACTTTCTTGATTCCTCTCTTCCTCCTTTTGGTTTCTCTAAG AGTGGTGATGATGATGGAGTGTCACTTCAATCTAAGAATATGGGGCTTTGGGTCCCTCAGATTCCACAGACTCTTCCTTCTTCATACACAAATCAGTACTTTTCTCAGCACAACAACAATATTCAGTTTGGGATGTACAACAACAAAGAAACATCACCAGAAGTGCAGAAGTATGCTCCAATACAAAACATGAAACAACAAGGACAGAACAAGAGATGGTATGATGATGATGGTGGCTTCACTGTCCCACAGATTACCGCTGCTTCTAGTCATCCTACTACTCTTCCTTCTAACAAAAGGTCCAAATCTTTCTGGTAA